Proteins found in one Lachancea thermotolerans CBS 6340 chromosome C complete sequence genomic segment:
- the CSI2 gene encoding Csi2p (some similarities with uniprot|Q08054 Saccharomyces cerevisiae YOL007C Appears to be a structural component of the chitin synthase 3 complex), with the protein MKVHQVFVTLCAIISLASATAEFNRAFSSLRKRALPSLTASTTASSTRNSSLPAITSSAAADSASLSSSNSTTSASNTTSSYIPTFTPQVPDSTGNHYIFRTKYHNGTVFVAVGATMGAIVSAFGLAWLILAAKAWSSARREHRIHSLRSRYQSDPFLFHSGDADSNYSNGSDSSDISEQVLKTRATTRPSIYSLGSHSTIDLLQRCAQDGPLISEANKESMFISPTAVIKNTANNKSALSQGTPTSDTFNTTPVQGADVVNFYGSYYHPSHAAEAQAHETGRTRPPSVHLEKMFDENR; encoded by the coding sequence ATGAAGGTACATCAGGTTTTTGTTACGCTGTGCGCAATCATCAGCTTAGCTTCAGCCACAGCAGAGTTCAATAGAGCGTTCAGCTCCCTTAGAAAGCGTGCTCTGCCGAGTCTCACGGCTAGCACTACTGCATCTTCTACAAGAAATTCTAGCTTACCTGCGATAACATCTTCGGCAGCGGCTGATTCCGCAAGTCTTTCTTCGAGCAATTCAACAACCTCGGCATCGAACACAACATCATCCTACATTCCAACATTCACGCCCCAAGTACCCGATTCTACAGGCAATCATTACATTTTCCGCACCAAGTATCATAATGGCACAGTTTTCGTTGCTGTAGGTGCAACCATGGGTGCTATCGTGTCAGCGTTCGGATTAGCCTGGCTCATCCTTGCAGCCAAAGCTTGGAGCAGTGCGCGCAGAGAACACCGCATACATTCCCTGCGAAGCCGTTATCAGTCTGATCCCTTCCTCTTCCACTCTGGAGATGCGGACTCTAATTATTCAAATGGTTCTGATAGCAGTGATATCTCAGAGCAGGTGCTCAAGACAAGGGCAACTACACGTCCTAGTATTTACTCATTAGGATCCCACTCAACAATAGATCTACTCCAAAGATGCGCGCAAGATGGGCCCCTGATATCCGAGGCCAATAAAGAGTCGATGTTTATATCTCCCACTGCGGTAATCAAGAACACTGCTAATAACAAAAGCGCGTTATCTCAAGGCACTCCAACTTCGGACACCTTTAACACCACACCCGTGCAGGGCGCAGATGTGGTGAACTTTTATGGCTCTTACTATCATCCATCGCACGCGGCAGAGGCGCAAGCTCACGAAACGGGAAGAACAAGACCCCCCAGTGTTCATCTTGAGAAAATGTTTGACGAAAATAGATAA
- the MIX17 gene encoding Mix17p (similar to uniprot|Q03667 Saccharomyces cerevisiae YMR002W Hypothetical ORF): MARSRGGVRSRPAPAQTRSASSMAAYPPAQQHAPQTSAYSHPQSATQPRQPGLFAQMASTAAGVAVGSAVGHTVGAGITGMFSGSSSAPAEQQQQQLAAAAPAQQGFAQEQARSCDLDARNLTRCLEENSGNMQICEFYLQQLKACQEAARPY; this comes from the coding sequence ATGGCACGTTCCAGAGGAGGAGTTAGATCTAGACCAGCGCCTGCGCAGACGCGTTCGGCCTCCAGCATGGCTGCATACCCACCAGCGCAGCAACATGCCCCGCAGACTTCCGCCTATTCTCACCCTCAATCCGCTACCCAACCCCGTCAGCCAGGCCTTTTCGCACAAATGGCGTCTACTGCGGCTGGCGTTGCTGTTGGCAGTGCCGTAGGCCACACGGTCGGAGCAGGCATCACAGGGATGTTTTCTGGCTCTTCAAGTGCGCCAGCtgaacagcagcagcaacaactcgcagcagcagcaccagcgcAGCAAGGTTTTGCACAAGAGCAGGCAAGATCGTGTGATCTAGATGCTCGTAACTTGACGCGTTGTCTGGAGGAAAACAGCGGAAACATGCAAATCTGCGAATTTTACCTGCAGCAGCTGAAGGCctgtcaagaagctgctcgCCCTTACTAG
- the RPB11 gene encoding DNA-directed RNA polymerase II core subunit RPB11 (highly similar to uniprot|P38902 Saccharomyces cerevisiae YOL005C), with translation MNAPDRFELFLLPEGEAKLKIDPDTKAPNAVIVTFEKEDHTLANLIRGELLEDKGVLFAAYKVEHPLFAQFKLRIQTVEGYDPKDALKNACNGIISKLGQLQSNFETEWNLQTLASEDNYAM, from the coding sequence ATGAATGCCCCAGACAGATTTGAACTCTTCTTGCTCCCTGAAGGAGAAGCGAAGCTCAAAATAGATCCTGATACCAAAGCTCCGAACGCGGTAATTGTCACCttcgagaaagaagaccaCACACTGGCAAATCTAATCAGAGGAGAACTTTTGGAGGACAAGGGAGTTTTGTTTGCTGCATACAAAGTTGAGCATCCGCTTTTTGCGCAGTTCAAATTGAGAATTCAGACTGTCGAGGGGTATGACCCCAAGGATGCGCTCAAGAACGCATGCAACGGCATTATCAGTAAACTGGGCCAGTTGCAGtcgaattttgaaacagaGTGGAATTTGCAGACTCTTGCCTCTGAAGACAACTATGCTATGTAA
- the TOP1 gene encoding DNA topoisomerase 1 (similar to uniprot|P04786 Saccharomyces cerevisiae YOL006C TOP1 topoisomerase I), which produces MTVKLKDETSDEDDIPLASATNGRRKRKIDYSEQGEDSNNEVKEEEGDSYDSDEKLSEVSKSGPKTKRARKTTPTKKSATKRVAKKAKKAVKREPSVEQQNAEPEEDSKELTEDADSFKWWEKENEDDSIKWTTLKHNGVIFPPPYEPLPSHIKLYYDGKPVDLPPQAEEVAGFFAALLESDHAQNPVFQKNFFNDFLDVLRENGGPKNGAEIEKFELCDFSKMFDYFQLQKEQKKQLSSQEKKKLKIEKEQFEEPFKFCFLDGRKEQVGNFRIEPPGLFRGRGAHPKTGKLKRRVYPEDVVLNLDKEAEIPKAPEGHKWGEIRHDSTVQWLAMWRENISNSFKYVRFAANSSLKGMSDFKKFEKARQLRGFIDAIRADYTKNLKSKVMLERQIAVACYFIDVFALRAGGEKADDEADTVGCCSLRYEHVTLKPPNTVIFDFLGKDSIRFYQEVEVTKQVFKNLTIFKKPPKKPGHQLFDRLDPSILNKHLQNYMPGLTAKVFRTYNASKTMQDQLDLIPNEGTVAEKMLKYNAANRTVAILCNHQRTVTKGHAASVQKATERIEELEWQKIRLKRAILQLDEKQAKKDPKFFAEVTDLVKEQEAAIHKRLIEKEREKYVKKFSRENEKRKFEKQEELPESQLKEWMARVDELEKQYNEELESGKVQLKTNSESAEKLKMQIEKLDQRIETATIQLKDKEDNSQVALGTSKINYIDPRLSVVFCKKYGVPIEKVFTKSLRDKFKWAIESADENWRF; this is translated from the coding sequence ATGACGGTCAAGCTGAAGGACGAGACCTccgacgaagatgacattCCGTTGGCATCGGCTACAAATGgaaggaggaagagaaagataGATTATTCTGAGCAAGGAGAAGATTCAAACAACGAAGtcaaagaggaagaaggGGATTCTTATGACAGCGACGAAAAGCTCTCAGAGGTCTCAAAGTCAGGACCAAAGACGAAGagggcaagaaaaacaacaCCAACGAAAAAATCTGCAACCAAAAGAGTCGccaaaaaagccaaaaaggCTGTTAAAAGAGAGCCATCAGTTGAACAGCAAAACGCAGAGCCTGAAGAGGATTCTAAGGAACTTACAGAAGATGCGGATAGCTTCAAGTGGTGGGAAAAGGAAAACGAGGACGATTCCATTAAATGgacaactttgaagcacaatGGCGTCATCTTCCCGCCACCATACGAGCCGCTTCCTTCACACATCAAGTTATATTACGACGGGAAACCAGTGGATCTTCCTCCACAAGCAGAGGAGGTTGCGGGTTTTTTTGCAGCTCTGCTAGAGTCCGATCATGCTCAGAATcctgtttttcaaaagaacttcttcaacgattTTTTAGATGTCCTGCGAGAGAATGGTGGACCGAAAAATGGTGCCGAGATAGAAAAGTTCGAATTGTGTgacttttccaaaatgttTGACTATTTCCAGctccaaaaagagcaaaaaaagcagctCAGCTCacaggagaagaagaagctcaagatAGAGAAAGAGCAATTTGAAGAGCCCTTCAAATTTTGTTTCCTCGATGGCCGAAAAGAACAAGTAGGAAATTTCAGAATTGAGCCCCCGGGGCTTTTTCGGGGCCGTGGAGCCCATCCAAAAACTGGTAAGCTCAAAAGGCGGGTATATCCTGAGGACGTTGTTCTCAACTTAGACAAAGAGGCCGAAATTCCGAAGGCGCCTGAAGGCCACAAGTGGGGCGAAATTAGACATGATAGCACAGTTCAGTGGCTTGCTATGTGGAGGGAGAATATATCcaattctttcaaataTGTGAGGTTTGCTGCTAACTCCTCGCTCAAAGGCATGAgcgacttcaaaaagttcgaaaaaGCCAGGCAACTGCGCGGTTTTATTGACGCTATCAGAGCTGATTATACAAAGAATTTAAAGAGCAAAGTGATGTTGGAAAGGCAGATTGCAGTGGCTTGTTATTTTATTGACGTCTTTGCTTTGAGAGCAGGAGGAGAAAAAGCGGACGACGAAGCAGATACCGTAGGCTGTTGTTCGTTAAGGTACGAGCATGTTACTTTGAAGCCTCCCAACACCGTTATATTTGATTTCCTAGGTAAAGACTCAATTAGATTTTACCAGGAAGTTGAGGTTACAAAacaagttttcaaaaaccttacaatattcaaaaaaccACCCAAAAAGCCAGGCCatcagctctttgatcGCCTAGACCCTtctattttgaacaagcACTTGCAAAACTACATGCCTGGATTAACAGCCAAGGTATTCCGTACTTACAACGCATCTAAAACCATGCAAGATCAATTAGACTTGATTCCTAACGAGGGAACAGTAGCAGAGAAGATGCTCAAATACAACGCTGCCAACAGAACGGTTGCTATTCTATGTAACCATCAGCGGACCGTTACGAAGGGCCATGCGGCCTCTGTTCAAAAGGCAACCGAACGCATCGAAGAGTTGGAGTGGCAGAAAATAAGGCTGAAGAGAGCTATTTTGCAATTGGATGAAAAGCAGGCGAAGAAAGACCCTAAATTCTTCGCTGAAGTTACAGATTTGGTAAAAGAACAGGAGGCTGCTATTCACAAACGACTAATTGAGAAGGAGCGCGAGAAATATGTtaaaaagttttcaagagaaaatgaaaagcgCAAGTTCGAGAAGCAAGAGGAGCTTCCAGAATCGCAGCTGAAAGAATGGATGGCCCGCGTTGACGAACTTGAGAAGCAATACAATGAAGAGTTAGAATCTGGAAAGGTTCAGCTTAAAACTAACTCTGAAAGCGCcgagaaattgaagatgcagattgagaagcttgacCAAAGGATTGAAACTGCCACTATCCAACTCAAGGACAAGGAAGATAACTCTCAGGTTGCTCTGGGCACCTCCAAGATCAACTACATCGACCCCAGGCTCTCTGTCgtcttttgcaaaaagtATGGTGTTcccattgaaaaagtcttTACCAAGTCTTTGCGTGACAAGTTCAAATGGGCAATAGAATCCGCAGACGAGAATTGGCGCTTTTGA
- the CDC5 gene encoding polo kinase CDC5 (highly similar to uniprot|P32562 Saccharomyces cerevisiae YMR001C), with the protein MSAAPLQIVNERHLNTRTNAVFTPTKHTAGKENQHLSSNKRLDHNNDQHRQPAQKKKKEKLSALCKTPPSLIKTRGRDYHRGHFLGEGGFARCFQIKDDSGKIFAAKTVAKISIKSEKTRKKLLSEIQIHKSMRHFNIVQFIDCFEDDTNVYILLEICPNGSLMDLLKRRKVLTEPEVRFFTTQIVGAVKYMHSRRVIHRDLKLGNIFFDKHYNLKIGDFGLAAVLANDRERKYTVCGTPNYIAPEVLTGKHTGHSYEVDIWSCGVMIYALLIGKPPFQAKEVNIIYERIKCGDYVFPRDKCISQEALTLIRDILSIDPLERPSLDEIIDYVWFRGIFPPRIDASVLSSAPSYENLDAAQSLANFKNCMAHSGLLSGSSSSTKDPIRMVKTDLEQEKSRTILPQSLSPGGTKNKYQEVVDLDAQRKLNDLAREARVRRAQQATIKKDLVATSTNAIKSEISLRILASECHLTLNGILEAEAQKRMGGLPKSRLPKLKNPIVVTKWVDYSNKHGFSYQLSTDDIGVLFNNGTTVLRLADAEEFWYISYDDREGWVASHYNLAERPHELARHLEVVDFFSKYMKANLSRISTFVREEYHKDDVFLRRYTRYKQYVMFELSDGTFQFNFKDHHKFAVSEGGSLITYISPDRESCTFPTVELLKTGEIPNHPEINFTDKLFMIKEGLKQKASIVSITQSQL; encoded by the coding sequence ATGTCTGCGGCCCCACTGCAGATTGTCAACGAAAGGCACCTTAATACGCGCACCAATGCTGTTTTCACGCCCACTAAACACACAGCtggcaaagaaaatcaaCATCTGAGCAGCAATAAGCGGCTTGACCATAACAATGACCAGCATAGGCAgccagctcaaaagaagaagaaagagaagctgtCTGCACTATGCAAAACCCCGCCATCTTTGATTAAAACAAGAGGCAGAGACTACCATAGGGGCCATTTCCTAGGAGAGGGAGGATTTGCGAGGTGCTTTCAAATCAAAGACGATAGCGGTAAAATCTTTGCTGCCAAAACTGTTGCGAAAATCTCTATAAAGTCTGAAAAGACGAGAAAGAAACTCTTGTCGGAGATACAGATCCACAAGAGTATGAGGCATTTCAACATAGTACAGTTTATCgattgttttgaagatgacaCCAATGTCTATATCTTGCTGGAGATTTGCCCTAACGGGTCCCTAATGgacctcttgaaaagacGAAAAGTACTGACAGAACCTGAAGTGCGGTTTTTTACTACTCAAATTGTTGGTGCTGTGAAGTACATGCATAGTAGACGTGTTATTCATAGGGATTTGAAGTTAGGCAAtatcttctttgacaaGCATTACAATTTGAAAATTGGTGACTTTGGACTAGCGGCTGTCCTAGCAAACGACAGGGAGCGTAAATACACTGTTTGTGGTACGCCAAATTATATTGCCCCTGAAGTCTTGACTGGGAAACACACGGGCCACTCTTACGAGGTTGACATATGGTCATGCGGTGTTATGATATATGCCCTTTTAATTGGGAAGCCGCcatttcaagcaaaagaagtCAATATTATCTACGAACGAATCAAATGTGGGGATTATGTTTTTCCAAGGGACAAATGCATTTCCCAGGAGGCCCTAACTCTGATTAGGGATATTTTATCGATCGACCCACTCGAACGACCTTCACTTGACGAAATCATCGATTATGTGTGGTTCAGAGGCATTTTCCCTCCTCGAATTGATGCAAGCGTCTTGAGCTCGGCACCATCATATGAGAATTTAGATGCTGCTCAATCACTAGctaatttcaaaaactgcatGGCACATTCAGGACTGTTAAGtggctcttcatcctcgACCAAAGATCCAATCAGGATGGTGAAAACAGATCTGGAGCAAGAGAAGAGTAGAACTATTTTGCCTCAGTCGCTGTCTCCTGGTGGAACCAAGAATAAATACCAGGAGGTTGTGGACCTTGATGCCCAACGAAAGCTGAATGACTTAGCACGCGAAGCAAGGGTTAGAAGAGCTCAGCAGGCTACTATTAAAAAGGACCTCGTGGCGACTTCTACAAACGCAATCAAATCAGAGATATCTCTGAGGATATTGGCAAGTGAATGTCATTTAACCTTGAACGGAATTCTTGAGGCAGAAGCACAAAAGCGGATGGGTGGCTTGCCCAAATCAAGGCTTccgaaattgaaaaatcCGATTGTTGTGACAAAATGGGTTGACTACTCTAATAAGCATGGCTTTTCATACCAGCTTTCCACAGATGATATTGGCGTGCTTTTTAATAATGGGACGACAGTGCTAAGATTAGCTGATGCTGAAGAGTTCTGGTACATAAGCTATGACGACAGAGAAGGGTGGGTAGCAAGCCACTACAATCTAGCGGAAAGGCCACACGAGCTAGCGAGGCACCTAGAGGTCGTggacttcttttcaaaatacaTGAAGGCGAACTTGAGCAGGATCTCGACTTTCGTCCGTGAGGAATACCATAAGGACGACGTCTTCCTCAGAAGATACACACGTTATAAACAGTACGTTATGTTTGAGCTGAGTGATGGAACATTTCAGtttaatttcaaagatcaCCACAAATTTGCAGTATCTGAAGGTGGTTCGCTAATAACCTACATTTCACCGGACCGCGAGAGCTGTACTTTCCCCACCGTGgagcttctgaaaactGGAGAAATACCGAACCACCCAGAAATCAACTTCACAGATAAACTATTCATGATTAAGGAGGGGTTGAAACAGAAAGCGTCAATTGTGTCCATTACCCAATCTCAACTATAA
- the SIN3 gene encoding transcriptional regulator SIN3 (similar to uniprot|P22579 Saccharomyces cerevisiae YOL004W SIN3 DNA binding protein involved in transcriptional regulation) encodes MPPSWTNQPASQTGTKSSVESPSLSEQQPVSGGMQGQAANSTGESKANAPVDASQQPHQFVLPSLSGLDAGTRAEYGSEPQRLPSLQGAQPQSISSGGSKGFSVASLNNPLPAQQQMLHSQQQQQLLQQGVLPLEHVQDPSYRPLNFKDALSYLEQVKFQFNNRPDVYNHFLDIMKDYKSQAIDTLGVIERISTLFKGYPILIQGLNTFLPQGYKIECTLNPNDPHSIKVTTPFDNARELNLATMATGNGIVEGHPSLMPSDDVSPPKLVGHEPAAVQPKLENAPTNLPVPTTFNQNLPQHEQQNQQHGSQSPAMPQQQRQDQQFMGNRPSGDVEFSHAISYVNKIKTRFADQPEIYKHFLEILQTYQREQKPIHEVYAQVTSLFQNAPDLLDDFKKFLPDATAAHEQQQLLLQQQQQQQQQLQQQQIQQHQSHYQNASQDLDQRQQHTHQPFGNTVPFYQTQQGRPQNLPPLGSFSPPINGRENDPQLNLPAVQPPAMEFASQQVPHHPSHVVPQVIPGGTLPLSDLRGAMDGNFAPQPLQSQDVQFIEPTSRPEIDLDPSLVPVIPEPIKPLENDLTLIEETSFFDRAKKYMGNKQVYTEFLKILNLFSQDLIGTEELVDKVEHYLGGSPELFDWFKSFVNYVEKPKHIENVIHEKHRLDLDLCEACFPSYKKLPKADTFMPCSGRDEMCWEVLNDEWVGHPVWASEDSGFIAHRKNQYEETLFKIEEERHEYDYYIEANLRTIQLLETIANKISNMTPEEKQAFKLPPGLGHTSMTIYKKVIRKVYDKDRGFEIIDALHENPAVSVPIILKRLKQKDEEWRRAQREWNKVWRELEQKVFYKSLDHLGLTFKQADKKLLTAKQLISEISSIKVDQTNKRIYPFTPKPKSQLDYDLKDKGVLFDILCLVNNFIDHSSTYSNPDKEKLAAFFKGFLSVFFSISYQEIENSTPADSDAVSNSNPRKRLWESEQPLKELLRSKHKHHKKRDTSAEDDSISDDQNSPEKSPQEIEDEEVIRQEAKKPWLLGNILDEANDHGYVSNRKIFNLFANTNVYVFFRHLTTMYQRLSEVKNMNEEVTREINSRNVVQFAKDLNLVSTQLSDMGLDFKGKDAYDQLLTLCKRLIRNDMDHQWFEESLRQAYKNKAFKIYTVDKVIQSLVKHAHSIITDAKSAEIMILFEKDRRCTATSTKEQILYRLQVRSYMGLTENMFRVEINKDSCHVCIQYVAIDDLTLKEPESLKDRWHYYLTSYALSHPTEGIPHEEIKVPFLEKTLQDDEEADEGSEERSPSGHSLSNLRIQVNPESYELQIEPGSKDIFTRFAVNRFLNSSENNSNTDLKEEKRKTLMSQLDGSRGWKKGMSQELVDKTLTALNYVRLHGKHESLNKNPALVQGTRDPRHESSVAKEASSLESHADDTELKAGETTAEDIQGNE; translated from the coding sequence ATGCCGCCAAGTTGGACGAATCAACCGGCAAGTCAAACAGGAACCAAAAGCTCTGTAGAGAGTCCTAGTTTGTCGGAACAACAGCCGGTAAGCGGCGGCATGCAGGGACAGGCTGCAAACTCGACAGGTGAGTCAAAAGCGAACGCGCCGGTTGATGCAAGCCAACAGCCTCATCAATTTGTGCTTCCATCGCTGTCAGGCCTTGATGCTGGCACCCGCGCAGAATATGGTTCTGAGCCGCAGCGACTGCCCTCCTTACAAGGAGCACAGCCACAAAGCATAAGCAGTGGAGGGTCAAAAGGCTTTTCCGTCGCCAGCTTGAACAACCCCTTACccgcgcagcagcaaatGCTGCAtagccagcagcagcagcagctacTACAACAAGGAGTGCTGCCATTAGAACACGTTCAAGATCCTTCTTATCGGCCGCTTAACTTCAAAGATGCGCTCTCCTATCTGGAACAAGTCAAGTTTCAATTTAATAACCGGCCCGACGTGTACAACCACTTCCTAGACATCATGAAGGACTATAAGTCGCAGGCGATTGATACACTTGGTGTTATCGAGCGTATATCAACTCTTTTCAAGGGCTATCCAATTTTAATACAGGGCCTTAACACTTTTTTGCCCCAGGGCTATAAAATCGAGTGCACATTAAACCCGAACGACCCTCACTCTATAAAGGTTACCACACCGTTCGATAATGCCCGCGAGTTAAATTTGGCAACTATGGCAACCGGTAATGGAATCGTTGAGGGACATCCTTCCCTTATGCCCTCTGATGATGTATCACCTCCCAAACTCGTGGGCCATGAACCAGCAGCAGTGCAACCAAAGCTTGAGAACGCGCCAACTAATCTTCCTGTTCCGACAACATTTAATCAGAATCTACCTCAGCATGAACAACAAAACCAGCAGCATGGATCCCAAAGCCCTGCAATGCCACAACAACAGCGACAAGACCAACAGTTCATGGGAAACAGGCCGAGCGGAGACGTTGAATTCAGTCATGCCATCAGTTACGTCAACAAAATAAAAACACGTTTCGCAGATCAGCCTGAGATATACAAACATTTCTTGGAAATATTGCAAACGTATCAAAGAGAGCAAAAGCCCATCCATGAGGTTTATGCACAAGTTACTTCTTTGTTTCAAAACGCTCCTGACTTACTAGATGACTTTAAAAAGTTCCTTCCTGATGCTACCGCGGCTCatgagcagcagcagctgttgctacagcagcaacagcagcagcagcagcaacttcagcagcaacagatacaacaacatcaaagtCATTACCAGAATGCATCCCAAGACCTTGACCAGCGGCAACAGCATACGCATCAACCTTTCGGAAATACTGTACCTTTTTATCAGACTCAGCAAGGCCGCCCTCAAAACCTGCCTCCTCTTGGTAGTTTTTCGCCCCCAATCAATGGTCGTGAGAACGATCCTCAGTTGAACCTCCCAGCAGTTCAACCACCTGCTATGGAATTCGCTTCTCAACAAGTGCCGCACCATCCAAGTCACGTGGTTCCACAGGTAATCCCAGGGGGCACTCTACCACTCTCAGACTTGCGCGGTGCTATGGATGGTAATTTTGCACCTCAGCCTCTACAGTCCCAAGATGTCCAATTCATTGAGCCCACTTCAAGGCCTGAAATCGACTTGGATCCCAGCCTTGTTCCTGTCATCCCAGAACCCATAAAACCCCTTGAGAACGATTTAACTTTGATCGAAGAAAcatctttttttgataGAGCTAAAAAATATATGGGCAACAAACAAGTTTACACAGagtttctgaaaattttaaacTTGTTTTCACAAGATCTGATAGGAACCGAAGAACTTGTAGACAAAGTCGAGCATTACTTAGGAGGTAGCCCtgaactttttgactggttcaaaagttttgtcAACTACGtggaaaaaccaaaacatATTGAAAATGTGATTCACGAAAAGCATCGCCTGGACTTGGATTTATGCGAGGCCTGCTTTCCAAGCTACAAAAAGTTACCGAAGGCAGACACATTCATGCCGTGCTCGGGGCGAGATGAGATGTGTTGGGAAGTACTCAATGATGAATGGGTTGGTCACCCTGTTTGGGCTTCGGAAGATTCTGGATTCATTGCACATCGTAAGAATCAGTACGAAGAAacgcttttcaagatcgaggaagaaagacacGAGTACGACTACTATATTGAGGCCAACCTGAGAACtattcagcttttggaaacgATTGCTAACAAAATCTCTAACATGACTCccgaagaaaaacaagcattTAAGCTGCCACCTGGCCTAGGTCATACTTCCATGACAATTTACAAAAAAGTTATTAGAAAGGTTTATGACAAGGACAGAGGATTCGAAATAATCGATGCGCTTCACGAGAACCCTGCTGTGTCTGTTCCTATTATattgaagagattgaagcaAAAGGACGAAGAATGGAGAAGAGCTCAGAGGGAATGGAATAAAGTATGGAGGGAACTAGAGCAGAAGGTTTTTTACAAATCCCTTGACCATTTGGGTTTGACCTTTAAGCAGGcagacaaaaagcttttgactGCGAAGCAATTAATCTCCGAGATAAGCAGTATTAAGGTAGATCAAACTAACAAGAGAATTTATCCTTTCACTCCTaagccaaaaagccagcTGGATTACGACCTTAAGGATAAGGGAGTGCTGTTTGACATTCTGTGCTTAGTCAATAACTTTATCGACCATAGCAGTACCTATTCTAATCCTGACAAGGAGAAACTGGCGGCGTTTTTTAAGGGATTTTTATCCGTGTTCTTCTCAATTTCATATCAGGAAATTGAGAATTCAACTCCAGCCGATAGCGATGCTGTTTCTAACTCTAACCCCCGTAAACGTTTATGGGAGAGTGAGCAACCCCTCAAGGAATTACTGCGATCTAAGCACAAGCACCATAAAAAAAGAGACACTTCAGCAGAAGATGACTCGATATCAGATGATCAAAACTCACCGGAGAAGAGTCCGCAGGAAatcgaagatgaagaggtCATTAGACAAGAGGCAAAAAAACCCTGGCTTCTCGGTAATATCCTGGACGAGGCCAATGACCATGGTTATGTTTCAAACCGTAAAATCTTTAACCTGTTTGCCAATACAAACGTATATGTCTTTTTTCGTCATTTGACAACAATGTACCAGCGATTAAGtgaagtcaaaaacatgAATGAAGAAGTCACTAGAGAAATTAACAGTAGAAACGTGGTACAGTTCGCGAAAGATTTGAATTTGGTCTCCACACAATTAAGTGATATGGGCTTAGACTTTAAAGGCAAAGACGCATATGACCAGTTGCTCACACTCTGCAAGCGCTTGATCAGGAACGACATGGACCACCAATGGTTTGAGGAAAGCCTTCGCCAAgcctacaaaaacaaagcgTTTAAAATTTACACTGTTGACAAGGTCATTCAATCGCTAGTGAAGCACGCTCACTCTATCATAACAGACGCAAAATCTGCAGAGATCATGATTCTTTTCGAGAAAGACAGGCGGTGCACGGCAACGAGTACCAAGGAGCAAATTTTGTATCGTCTTCAGGTTAGGTCATATATGGGGCTAACCGAGAATATGTTCCGGGTTGAAATCAACAAAGATTCATGTCATGTTTGTATCCAATATGTTGCAATCGATGATCTCACACTAAAGGAGCCAGAGTCATTGAAGGACCGCTGGCACTATTACCTCACCTCATATGCCCTGTCGCATCCGACTGAAGGGATCCCTCACGAAGAAATAAAAGTCcccttcttggagaaaaCTTTGCAAGACGATGAGGAGGCTGATGAAGGTTCTGAAGAGCGCTCGCCGAGCGGCCATTCTTTGTCTAACTTACGAATCCAAGTTAATCCTGAGAGTTACGAGTTGCAGATTGAACCTGGATCGAAGGATATATTCACGAGGTTTGCCGTGAACAGGTTTCTAAACAGCTCGGAGAATAATTCTAATACCGATCTGAAGGAGGAAAAGCGAAAGACTTTGATGTCTCAATTAGACGGTTCAAGAGGGTGGAAAAAGGGAATGAGCCAAGAGTTGGTCGACAAAACGTTAACTGCCTTGAACTATGTTAGATTACATGGAAAGCACGAAAGTCTCAATAAAAATCCGGCTCTGGTTCAAGGAACTAGAGATCCGCGACATGAAAGCTCGGTAGCCAAAGAAGCTAGTAGCCTTGAATCTCATGCTGATGACACTGAACTTAAAGCAGGCGAGACGACAGCGGAGGACATTCAGGGTAATGAGTAG